The following coding sequences are from one Wenzhouxiangella sp. AB-CW3 window:
- a CDS encoding GAF domain-containing protein, which produces MSPPHARPGGVQKRFAPGICPCQYGAEDQAHVSLPCQGAGNCLQFSKLAGQAARKIARADGATFVLRDGDLCHYVEENAVSPLWRGKRFPISQCVSGWVMLNRQPAVIADIHKDDRVPTEAYSTTFVRSMAMVPIRSRDPIGAIGFYWADHHAASELELRLFTILADAVSLALERLRVLEDLARVESELQPETTPEKTLDKMVRMCSWTGRLDIDGQWISMEDFLQKNFGIRVTHAISPEGARHLGCPTDSSVDKSSS; this is translated from the coding sequence GTGTCGCCCCCCCATGCCCGGCCGGGCGGTGTGCAGAAGCGATTTGCACCTGGCATCTGCCCGTGTCAGTATGGAGCCGAAGACCAAGCGCACGTCAGCCTGCCTTGTCAGGGGGCAGGGAACTGTCTGCAATTTTCCAAACTCGCCGGCCAGGCGGCGCGCAAGATCGCGCGGGCAGACGGCGCCACCTTCGTGCTCCGTGATGGCGACTTGTGTCACTACGTGGAAGAGAACGCTGTCTCGCCGCTGTGGCGAGGCAAGCGGTTCCCCATAAGCCAGTGCGTCAGTGGCTGGGTCATGCTTAATCGGCAACCGGCGGTCATTGCCGACATCCACAAGGACGATCGGGTACCGACCGAAGCCTACAGTACAACCTTTGTTCGCAGCATGGCTATGGTGCCCATTCGCAGTCGAGACCCGATTGGCGCCATCGGCTTCTACTGGGCCGATCACCATGCAGCCAGCGAGCTGGAACTGAGGCTGTTCACGATTCTTGCCGATGCCGTATCACTGGCCCTGGAAAGGTTGCGTGTTCTGGAAGATCTGGCGCGAGTCGAATCGGAGCTCCAGCCCGAAACGACGCCCGAAAAGACCCTGGACAAGATGGTGCGCATGTGTTCGTGGACCGGACGCCTGGATATCGATGGTCAGTGGATCAGCATGGAAGACTTCCTGCAAAAGAACTTTGGCATTCGTGTCACCCATGCCATTTCCCCGGAAGGTGCCAGGCACCTGGGATGCCCGACTGACTCTTCGGTCGACAAGTCATCGTCCTGA
- a CDS encoding pyridoxal phosphate-dependent aminotransferase, giving the protein MPRYPDINAAAQGVRGSVYSGMSRKPASGRPPVPLHVGDTWMEPAEGCRMQDLTVADYPGMHRYSPVPGYSQLRDRIAEVHGERTGVSTERDQVIVTGGATAGLAAVIAALVAPGEEVLLAAPYWPLIAGSIRAVSAHPVDVPLMTEVETAEEAVARFEQYRTEKTVAVYWNTPHNPTGRLLPEGWLQALTDWAREHDLWIFSDDVYEDYVFEGEHVYTRALAPDHTISVHSFSKAYGMAGNRCGYLAGPEDAIGAIKRIVTNINYSACSASQLAALNALNGAGQPWVDGAREKYAELGREAAEVLGLPAPKGSTFLFPDVAHCLDERGLDGFLGDLAEAGVLVAPGPSFGPYPTHVRACFTAADPSEVRRGIDILAGKLKG; this is encoded by the coding sequence ATGCCCCGATATCCCGACATCAATGCTGCCGCCCAAGGTGTGCGCGGCTCGGTCTATTCCGGAATGAGCCGCAAGCCGGCATCCGGCCGCCCGCCGGTGCCACTGCATGTGGGCGATACCTGGATGGAGCCGGCCGAAGGGTGCCGCATGCAGGATCTGACGGTGGCGGATTACCCCGGCATGCATCGCTATTCGCCCGTGCCGGGTTATTCGCAGCTGCGTGACCGAATTGCCGAGGTCCACGGCGAACGCACCGGGGTCAGCACCGAGCGTGACCAGGTCATCGTTACGGGTGGGGCAACGGCTGGTCTGGCTGCCGTGATCGCCGCGCTGGTGGCGCCGGGCGAGGAGGTCCTGCTGGCCGCACCCTACTGGCCGCTGATTGCCGGCAGCATTCGCGCAGTCAGCGCCCACCCGGTTGACGTACCGCTGATGACCGAAGTCGAGACCGCCGAAGAGGCCGTGGCGCGCTTCGAACAATACCGGACCGAGAAGACCGTGGCGGTGTACTGGAATACCCCGCACAACCCCACCGGCCGACTGCTGCCGGAAGGCTGGCTGCAGGCACTGACCGACTGGGCGCGCGAACACGATTTGTGGATCTTCTCCGACGATGTTTACGAGGACTACGTGTTCGAAGGAGAACACGTCTACACCCGTGCGCTGGCGCCCGATCACACCATCTCGGTGCACTCTTTCTCCAAGGCCTACGGCATGGCCGGCAATCGATGCGGCTATCTGGCCGGGCCGGAAGACGCCATCGGCGCGATCAAACGCATCGTCACCAACATCAACTATTCGGCGTGCTCGGCCTCGCAATTGGCCGCACTCAATGCACTCAACGGGGCCGGCCAGCCCTGGGTCGACGGCGCGCGCGAGAAGTATGCGGAGTTGGGTCGCGAGGCAGCCGAAGTCTTGGGGCTGCCGGCCCCGAAGGGCAGCACCTTTCTGTTTCCCGATGTCGCTCACTGCCTTGATGAGCGTGGACTGGATGGGTTTCTTGGCGACCTGGCCGAAGCCGGCGTGCTGGTGGCGCCGGGCCCGAGTTTCGGGCCCTACCCGACGCACGTCCGTGCCTGCTTTACCGCGGCCGACCCATCCGAGGTACGGCGCGGCATCGACATCCTGGCCGGGAAACTGAAGGGCTGA
- a CDS encoding class I SAM-dependent methyltransferase, whose amino-acid sequence MSQLQKQEARQDFGSDPVKVRETDHYRKEYVHRFVDKWDELIDWDARYRSEGDFFVRQLMERGARRVLDVATGTGFHSVRLVEAGFEVCSVDGSAEMLAKAFENGRRRGHILRTIQADWRWLNRDVHATYDAVICLGNSFTHLFSERDRRKALAEFYAVLKHDGCLILDQRNYDALIGGDYSSNRKYYYCGRQVSAEPEHVDDGLARFRYTFPDGSVFHLNMFPLRRDYARRLMREVGFQEISTYADFEEDPARVDGEPDFFIHVAEKRYECSESTADSTKTNATGSKAE is encoded by the coding sequence ATGTCACAACTACAGAAGCAGGAGGCCAGGCAGGATTTCGGTTCTGATCCTGTCAAAGTTCGTGAAACCGACCACTATCGCAAGGAGTATGTGCACCGCTTTGTTGACAAGTGGGACGAGCTCATCGATTGGGATGCCCGTTATCGCAGCGAGGGCGATTTCTTTGTCCGCCAGCTCATGGAGCGAGGTGCCCGCCGTGTGCTGGATGTGGCGACCGGCACCGGTTTTCATTCCGTGCGCCTGGTCGAGGCCGGTTTTGAAGTATGCAGCGTCGATGGTTCGGCCGAGATGCTGGCCAAGGCATTCGAAAACGGCAGAAGACGCGGGCATATCCTGCGCACGATCCAGGCCGACTGGCGGTGGCTCAATCGTGATGTGCATGCCACCTATGATGCGGTGATCTGCCTGGGCAACTCCTTTACCCACCTGTTCAGTGAGCGAGATCGCCGCAAGGCACTGGCCGAGTTCTACGCCGTGCTCAAGCACGACGGTTGCCTGATACTCGATCAGCGCAACTACGACGCTCTCATCGGCGGCGACTATTCCTCCAACCGCAAGTACTATTATTGCGGGCGCCAGGTCAGCGCCGAGCCCGAGCATGTAGACGACGGCCTGGCGCGATTTCGCTATACCTTTCCCGACGGTTCGGTCTTCCACCTCAACATGTTTCCACTACGACGCGACTATGCTCGCCGACTGATGCGAGAGGTGGGCTTTCAGGAAATTTCCACCTACGCCGACTTCGAGGAAGACCCCGCCCGGGTGGACGGTGAGCCCGACTTTTTCATTCACGTTGCCGAAAAGCGCTACGAATGCAGTGAGTCGACCGCTGACTCGACGAAGACCAATGCGACAGGATCCAAAGCGGAGTAA
- a CDS encoding methyltransferase domain-containing protein, with protein MNNSEHPVKSNGDGYSPAVETAREYYNSSDADNFYFHVWGGEDIHIGLYERDDELIAEASQRTVGRMLELLGPVDERHRVLDLGAGYGGSMRYLARHAGCRCVALNLSEVENERNRRMNREQGLANRIEVVDGDFTNLDYDDGCFDIVWSQDAFLHSGDRARVCAEAARVLRDGGRLIFTDPMQADDAPAGQLQPIYDRLHLDSLGSPEFYRATFRDLGLVEQGFEDHSEQLPRHYARVRQELVKHEESLRERGVSDDYIQRMKVGLQHWVDGGRRGDLTWGIFRFLKS; from the coding sequence ATGAACAATTCGGAGCACCCCGTGAAAAGCAATGGCGACGGATACTCGCCAGCCGTGGAAACCGCTCGCGAATACTACAACAGCTCTGATGCCGACAATTTCTACTTTCATGTCTGGGGCGGCGAGGATATCCACATCGGCTTGTATGAACGCGATGATGAACTCATCGCCGAAGCCAGCCAGCGTACTGTTGGCCGTATGCTCGAATTGCTTGGCCCTGTGGATGAACGTCATCGGGTGCTGGATCTCGGGGCCGGGTATGGAGGCTCCATGCGCTACCTGGCCCGACACGCGGGCTGTCGTTGCGTTGCGCTCAATCTCAGCGAGGTCGAGAATGAACGCAATCGCCGCATGAATCGTGAGCAGGGGCTGGCCAATCGCATCGAGGTGGTCGATGGCGACTTTACCAATCTGGACTACGACGATGGTTGCTTCGATATAGTGTGGTCTCAGGATGCCTTCCTGCATTCCGGCGACCGCGCCCGTGTGTGTGCCGAGGCCGCGCGCGTGCTGCGCGACGGCGGCCGTTTGATCTTTACCGACCCGATGCAGGCCGATGACGCACCCGCGGGTCAGCTCCAGCCCATTTACGATCGGTTGCATCTGGATTCGCTGGGCTCTCCAGAGTTCTATCGTGCAACCTTCCGCGACCTGGGGTTGGTCGAGCAAGGCTTCGAGGATCACAGCGAGCAACTTCCGCGTCACTACGCCCGCGTGCGCCAGGAGCTGGTCAAGCATGAAGAATCGCTGCGAGAGCGTGGCGTGAGTGATGACTACATACAGCGCATGAAAGTCGGCCTGCAACACTGGGTGGATGGCGGCCGAAGGGGGGATCTGACCTGGGGGATTTTCCGCTTCCTGAAGTCCTGA
- a CDS encoding haloacid dehalogenase-like hydrolase: MNQSPIDCALVYDFDGTLAAGNCAEHGLFPALGIEDADAFWSNVTAQAKERDGEQILTYLGELALAARNADRKEELRPERLRIHGAEIKLFPGVRDWFQRIDAFAAKQGLNIAHFIVSSGLEDMILGTPIAHHFRQVFACRYHYDQDTGHAKWPSVAINYTTKTQYLFRINKGIANRWDDAAVNQYIEADQRPFPFRRMIYFGDGDTDIPSMKLVKQQGGFSLAVFDENHWQKKTTRDKIGKLIAEDRVSYVVPGNYTRGSQLDVTVKGLLQLFRRKT, encoded by the coding sequence ATGAATCAATCACCCATCGACTGTGCCCTGGTCTACGACTTCGACGGCACACTGGCGGCCGGCAACTGTGCTGAACACGGCCTGTTCCCGGCCCTGGGTATCGAGGATGCCGACGCATTCTGGAGCAATGTCACCGCGCAGGCAAAAGAGCGCGACGGCGAACAGATCCTGACCTACCTGGGGGAACTAGCCCTGGCGGCCAGAAATGCCGATCGGAAAGAGGAACTGCGCCCGGAGCGGCTGCGCATTCACGGCGCTGAAATCAAGCTGTTTCCCGGGGTTCGGGACTGGTTTCAGCGCATTGATGCCTTTGCCGCTAAACAAGGGCTGAACATTGCCCACTTCATCGTGTCCAGCGGACTGGAAGACATGATTCTGGGCACGCCCATCGCCCACCACTTTCGGCAGGTCTTCGCCTGCCGCTATCACTACGACCAGGACACCGGTCACGCCAAGTGGCCATCGGTCGCCATCAACTACACGACCAAGACGCAGTACCTGTTCCGGATCAACAAGGGCATCGCCAACCGCTGGGACGATGCCGCTGTCAACCAGTACATTGAAGCGGACCAGCGCCCCTTCCCCTTTCGGCGCATGATCTACTTCGGTGATGGCGATACCGATATCCCGTCGATGAAACTGGTCAAGCAGCAGGGTGGGTTCAGCCTGGCCGTGTTCGACGAGAATCACTGGCAGAAGAAAACCACCCGCGACAAGATCGGCAAGCTCATCGCCGAGGACCGGGTCAGTTATGTCGTACCCGGCAACTACACGCGCGGCAGCCAGCTTGATGTCACCGTCAAAGGACTATTGCAGCTTTTCCGCCGCAAGACGTAA
- a CDS encoding DUF1244 domain-containing protein, with the protein MDEQTRIQVEAAAFRDLIAHLQKRTDVQNIDLMNLAGFCRNCLAKWYRAEAERRGVAIDYDQAREYVYGMPYPDWKERHQAEASSAQKAKFAALSADELADTRGGR; encoded by the coding sequence ATGGATGAACAAACACGCATACAAGTCGAGGCTGCGGCCTTTCGTGACCTGATCGCGCATCTGCAAAAGCGCACGGATGTGCAGAATATCGACCTGATGAACCTGGCCGGTTTCTGTCGCAATTGCCTGGCCAAGTGGTATCGTGCCGAGGCGGAACGCCGGGGTGTGGCCATCGACTACGATCAGGCCCGGGAGTATGTTTACGGCATGCCCTACCCCGACTGGAAGGAACGCCACCAGGCCGAAGCTAGTTCGGCCCAGAAGGCAAAGTTTGCTGCGCTATCAGCCGATGAGCTCGCCGATACCCGTGGGGGTCGTTGA
- a CDS encoding cupin domain-containing protein — protein MKVIRGREFRADHAWGAREIANMDGITTRLHWTDKPYKWHINDGEEVFVVLDGQVEMHYRADGEQSSVLLDEGDIFFASVGTEHVAHPVGEARVLVVEREGSA, from the coding sequence ATGAAAGTGATTAGAGGAAGGGAGTTCAGGGCCGATCACGCATGGGGTGCCCGCGAGATCGCCAACATGGACGGTATAACCACGCGCCTGCACTGGACCGACAAGCCCTACAAGTGGCATATCAACGACGGTGAGGAAGTGTTTGTCGTACTTGATGGGCAAGTCGAGATGCACTACCGAGCCGACGGAGAGCAATCGTCGGTCCTGCTTGATGAAGGCGACATCTTCTTCGCTTCGGTGGGCACAGAACATGTCGCCCACCCCGTGGGGGAGGCAAGGGTTCTTGTCGTCGAGAGAGAGGGCAGTGCCTAA
- a CDS encoding gamma-glutamyltransferase family protein, with the protein MSSIPLQICRALVIGGALMTTALGPASAQDTTRPILHGKEWVAVTGKPLAATAGAKIFERGGNAVDSAAAMLAATATMWDVLGWGGETQALIYNPETDEVIGINALGVAPTGATPEFFREQGMVYPPEFGPLAATTPGTPGGLMVMVAEFGNLSLAEVLAPAIDMADGYPIEAQTADNIENRREILERWPSSTRVFLPHLDPDNPEKRAAPKAGEIFRQPDLAATLRKLVEAESQALEAGKSREEAIMAAYDRFYRGDIAEEIVTATREAGGLFTPEDLANWEVRLEEPVSTNYRGIDVYKLTAWTQGPVMLQILNILEGFDLQAMGYNSTRYIHTLYQAMNLAFADRDFYYGDVYTEPKVPIEGLLSKEYAAERRALIPEDHNLIDYLPGDPYPFQGEENPFEELRQNWQLNPPDAEALGIEGFQEASLMSREEAFYAGTTSIQAADADGWVISVTPSGGWIPAFIAGESGIGLSQRMQSFVLDEELNPYNVVEPGKQPRVTLTPTLALEDGRPRMAFSVQGGDSQDQNLLQFFLAMAEWGMNVQQSADGLGHMQSHQMQSSFGAHQAEPGRLQVSREFTTPYTREQLRKMGYDLETVDRVYNPTTAIWFDFENDTMQGAASDFAEDYGIAW; encoded by the coding sequence ATGTCGTCCATACCCCTCCAGATCTGCCGCGCGCTTGTGATCGGCGGCGCCCTCATGACCACCGCCCTGGGGCCGGCCAGCGCCCAGGACACCACCCGCCCCATACTGCATGGCAAGGAATGGGTGGCCGTGACCGGCAAACCCCTGGCCGCCACGGCCGGAGCAAAGATCTTCGAGCGCGGCGGCAACGCCGTGGACTCGGCCGCGGCCATGCTGGCCGCCACCGCCACCATGTGGGACGTGCTGGGCTGGGGCGGAGAAACCCAGGCCCTGATCTACAACCCCGAAACCGATGAAGTCATCGGCATCAATGCCCTGGGCGTGGCACCGACCGGCGCCACCCCGGAATTCTTTCGTGAACAGGGCATGGTGTATCCGCCCGAATTCGGACCGCTCGCGGCCACCACACCGGGCACGCCGGGCGGCCTGATGGTCATGGTGGCCGAGTTCGGCAACCTGAGCCTCGCCGAAGTACTGGCGCCGGCCATTGACATGGCCGATGGCTATCCCATCGAGGCCCAGACTGCCGACAACATCGAGAACCGGCGCGAAATTCTCGAACGGTGGCCATCGTCGACCCGGGTGTTCCTGCCCCACCTCGACCCGGACAACCCGGAAAAGCGTGCCGCGCCGAAGGCCGGCGAGATCTTCCGCCAACCCGATCTGGCCGCCACGCTGAGAAAGCTGGTCGAAGCCGAAAGCCAGGCACTGGAAGCCGGCAAGAGCCGCGAGGAGGCCATCATGGCCGCCTACGATCGCTTCTACCGCGGCGATATCGCCGAGGAGATCGTCACTGCCACCCGCGAGGCCGGCGGGCTGTTCACCCCGGAAGACCTGGCCAACTGGGAAGTCCGCCTGGAAGAACCGGTCAGCACCAATTACCGCGGCATCGACGTCTACAAACTCACGGCCTGGACCCAGGGCCCGGTCATGCTGCAGATCCTCAATATCCTCGAGGGTTTCGATCTGCAGGCCATGGGCTACAACTCCACGCGCTACATTCATACGCTCTACCAGGCCATGAACCTGGCCTTTGCCGACCGTGATTTCTATTACGGCGATGTCTACACCGAGCCGAAAGTGCCGATCGAAGGGCTGCTGTCGAAGGAATATGCTGCCGAGCGAAGAGCGCTGATTCCCGAAGACCACAACCTGATCGACTATCTGCCCGGCGACCCCTACCCGTTCCAGGGCGAGGAAAACCCGTTCGAGGAGCTCCGGCAGAACTGGCAGCTCAACCCGCCCGATGCCGAAGCCCTGGGCATTGAAGGCTTCCAGGAGGCCAGCCTGATGAGTCGCGAGGAAGCCTTCTATGCCGGCACGACCTCCATCCAGGCGGCCGATGCCGACGGCTGGGTCATTTCGGTCACCCCGTCCGGGGGCTGGATTCCGGCCTTTATCGCCGGCGAATCAGGCATTGGCCTGAGCCAGCGCATGCAGAGCTTCGTGCTCGACGAGGAGCTCAATCCCTACAACGTGGTCGAGCCGGGCAAACAACCGCGCGTCACCCTGACCCCCACCCTGGCGCTGGAAGACGGCCGGCCCCGCATGGCCTTTTCCGTGCAGGGCGGCGACTCGCAGGATCAGAACCTGCTGCAGTTCTTCCTGGCCATGGCCGAGTGGGGCATGAACGTGCAGCAGTCCGCCGACGGCCTGGGGCATATGCAGAGCCACCAGATGCAAAGTTCCTTTGGTGCTCACCAGGCCGAACCCGGCCGCCTGCAGGTCTCGCGTGAATTCACTACACCGTATACGCGCGAGCAACTAAGAAAAATGGGCTACGATCTGGAAACGGTCGACCGGGTTTACAACCCGACCACCGCCATCTGGTTCGACTTTGAAAATGACACCATGCAGGGTGCCGCCAGCGACTTTGCCGAGGATTACGGGATCGCCTGGTAA
- a CDS encoding DUF6498-containing protein — protein sequence MSHRLILTSAFLVVVNLLPMAGVLFFGWSVYEIVLLFWAENLVVGMYAMARMVTLYRRNGDRRNLLLIPFFCFHFGMFTLVHLVFVISMFRPEDHVSGGTGMSLWIPFLALLISHGASYVMNFIGKREYRGMDGEEVMMAPYKRVVILHVTILVGGFLVSALGQPAIALALLVGLKIFIDVVAHAREHRSKETAEEAKRKTGRADGDVFRPWD from the coding sequence ATGAGCCATCGCCTGATTCTGACCAGTGCATTTCTGGTTGTCGTCAACCTGCTGCCAATGGCTGGCGTCCTGTTTTTCGGCTGGTCGGTCTATGAAATCGTGCTGCTGTTCTGGGCGGAGAACCTGGTGGTTGGCATGTATGCGATGGCCCGGATGGTTACGCTCTACCGACGAAACGGCGACAGGCGCAACCTGCTGCTGATTCCTTTCTTCTGCTTTCACTTTGGCATGTTCACGTTGGTTCATCTGGTGTTCGTTATCTCCATGTTCCGCCCGGAAGATCATGTCTCCGGTGGAACCGGCATGAGCCTGTGGATCCCGTTCCTGGCGCTTTTGATCAGCCACGGCGCGTCCTACGTGATGAACTTCATCGGCAAACGGGAATACCGTGGCATGGACGGCGAAGAGGTCATGATGGCGCCTTACAAGCGCGTGGTCATACTTCATGTGACCATCCTTGTCGGTGGTTTCCTGGTCAGCGCACTGGGCCAGCCCGCGATAGCTCTGGCGCTGCTGGTCGGACTCAAGATCTTCATTGATGTGGTCGCGCATGCACGCGAACACCGGAGCAAGGAGACAGCCGAAGAGGCCAAGCGCAAGACCGGCCGTGCCGACGGCGACGTATTCAGACCCTGGGACTGA